The following are from one region of the Halogeometricum sp. S3BR5-2 genome:
- a CDS encoding PTS fructose transporter subunit IIB, protein MKLVAVTACPTGIAHSQMAAENLEQTAEELGHDIKVEVQGAMGAQNELTADDIAEADVVIIAADTAVSRDRFEGKNLVKGTVKDGVNDAEGLIEKAEDLAESEGAEQIDLSAGESASGSETTDSDTAEATESPTAGADAQGQQRRGGDREKGLFQRLKRLFS, encoded by the coding sequence ATGAAGCTAGTCGCAGTCACGGCGTGCCCGACAGGCATCGCACACAGTCAGATGGCCGCAGAGAACCTCGAACAGACCGCCGAGGAACTCGGCCACGACATCAAGGTCGAAGTACAGGGCGCGATGGGCGCGCAGAACGAACTCACCGCCGACGACATCGCCGAGGCGGACGTCGTCATCATCGCCGCCGACACGGCGGTCAGTCGGGACCGCTTCGAGGGGAAGAACCTCGTGAAGGGGACGGTCAAGGACGGCGTCAACGACGCCGAGGGCCTCATCGAGAAGGCCGAGGACCTCGCCGAGAGCGAGGGCGCAGAGCAGATAGACCTCTCGGCCGGCGAGTCGGCGTCCGGGTCGGAGACGACCGACTCCGACACCGCGGAGGCGACGGAGTCGCCGACGGCCGGCGCCGACGCGCAGGGCCAACAGCGCCGCGGCGGCGACCGGGAGAAGGGTCTCTTCCAGCGACTGAAGCGACTGTTCTCCTGA
- a CDS encoding DUF5799 family protein, protein MANWTDSIVGDRMTVDREFNERVAASEFSSQEWGLIMTATEFEIEHADDPERARVVADTEKLPQIMPELKNVRSQMAQMGGAPADSGTGSSGGLFDSIKGALGLGGGGADAERQEAAERLVQEYAEELQRHLESKGKWEQVRVAYQE, encoded by the coding sequence ATGGCTAACTGGACCGACAGCATCGTCGGAGACCGGATGACGGTCGACCGGGAGTTCAACGAACGCGTCGCCGCCTCGGAGTTCTCCAGTCAGGAGTGGGGGCTCATCATGACGGCGACGGAGTTCGAAATCGAGCACGCCGACGACCCCGAACGCGCCCGCGTCGTCGCCGACACGGAGAAACTCCCGCAGATCATGCCGGAACTGAAGAACGTCCGGTCGCAGATGGCCCAGATGGGCGGCGCGCCGGCCGACTCGGGGACGGGGTCCTCCGGCGGTCTGTTCGACTCCATCAAGGGCGCACTCGGCCTCGGCGGCGGCGGCGCCGACGCCGAACGACAGGAGGCGGCCGAGCGACTCGTACAGGAGTACGCCGAGGAGTTACAGCGTCACCTCGAATCGAAGGGGAAGTGGGAGCAGGTCAGAGTCGCGTATCAGGAGTAG
- the fba gene encoding class II fructose-bisphosphate aldolase, protein MPFYGGSELDKVYDDALDEGFGLIASNIAEPNIMMGLIEGAARENSDLLMQLSGGAATFAGHEDDVSGLKAMGNYIETIADQYDIGVFLNMDHQSDMEFIEAQMDLGIPSSIMIDASHEPFEENVATSKEVVEMKEEKGADVLIEAELGQIKGVEDEVESEEAFYTDPEQAVEFVDRTGCDLLAISVGTQHGVAKGKDLELRPDLAGDIRQALRDHGLDTPLVLHGSSGVQPDQLQEMLQHGICKVNKDTRYQYEYTRTAFDHYREDPEAIVPPESVDDDRDTFFNETEWSPNKDVFDPRVVGRKIRDRIADVHADLTHVSGSAGNSRYV, encoded by the coding sequence GTGCCTTTCTACGGCGGTAGCGAACTCGACAAGGTGTACGACGACGCGCTGGACGAGGGATTCGGTCTCATCGCCTCGAACATCGCCGAACCGAACATCATGATGGGGTTGATAGAGGGGGCGGCCCGCGAGAACTCGGACCTCCTGATGCAGTTGTCGGGCGGCGCCGCGACCTTCGCCGGGCACGAGGACGACGTCTCGGGCCTGAAGGCGATGGGCAACTACATCGAGACCATCGCCGACCAGTACGACATCGGCGTGTTCCTCAACATGGACCACCAGTCCGACATGGAGTTCATCGAGGCGCAGATGGACCTCGGAATCCCCTCTTCGATCATGATCGACGCCTCCCACGAACCGTTCGAGGAGAACGTCGCCACGAGCAAGGAAGTCGTCGAGATGAAAGAGGAGAAGGGCGCCGACGTGCTCATCGAGGCCGAACTCGGCCAGATAAAGGGCGTCGAAGACGAGGTCGAATCGGAAGAGGCGTTCTACACCGACCCCGAACAGGCCGTCGAGTTCGTCGACCGGACGGGCTGTGACCTGCTGGCCATCTCCGTCGGCACCCAACACGGCGTGGCGAAGGGCAAGGACCTCGAACTCCGTCCGGACCTCGCGGGCGACATCCGGCAGGCCCTGCGCGACCACGGCCTCGACACGCCCCTCGTCCTGCACGGCTCCTCGGGCGTCCAACCCGACCAACTGCAGGAGATGCTCCAGCACGGCATCTGCAAAGTGAACAAGGACACGCGCTACCAGTACGAGTACACGCGGACCGCGTTCGACCACTACCGCGAGGACCCCGAGGCCATCGTCCCGCCGGAGAGCGTCGACGACGACCGGGACACCTTCTTCAACGAGACGGAGTGGTCGCCGAACAAGGACGTGTTCGACCCCCGCGTCGTCGGCCGGAAGATACGCGACCGAATCGCCGACGTGCACGCGGACCTGACGCACGTCTCCGGCAGCGCCGGCAACAGTCGGTACGTCTGA
- a CDS encoding DUF7557 family protein: MPQIHLDEETVERLDSLRVEDEDYDEIVTELINIYEAQEMTLFHGGDEV; this comes from the coding sequence ATGCCCCAGATTCACCTCGACGAGGAGACGGTCGAGCGACTCGACTCCCTGCGCGTCGAAGACGAGGACTACGACGAGATAGTCACCGAACTCATCAACATCTACGAGGCACAGGAGATGACGCTGTTCCACGGCGGCGACGAGGTCTGA